The following DNA comes from Janthinobacterium sp. TB1-E2.
GGATGCGTCGATCAGGTCGGCCACGGCTTCCGCTTGCGCAAGGTCCAGCTTGTCATTGAGAAACGCGCGGCGCGTGAATTCGCCCGGCTCGGCCAGGCGCAAGCCGCTGTCACGGCCCGCTTCGAGCACGCGCGCCAGCAGCAACTGCAGCACGATGGGGCCGCCGTGGCCCTGCAATTCCAGCACGTCTTCGCCCGTGTACGAATGCGGACCCTTGAAGTGGATGGCGATGCCCTGGTCGATGATGCTGCCATCGGCTTCCGTGAATGGCAGATAGGTGGCGTGGCGCGGTTTCAATTGCTGTGCGCCGAACAGGGCCGTCATTAAGGGAGCGAGGTTTTTGCCGGAGGCGCGTACCACGCCGATGCCGCCGCGACCGGGAGCGGTGGCAATGGCGGCGATAGGGGAAGAGTCGAGTTTCATGGGGATATTGTAATAGGTACGGCAAGGGAAGTGCAGCAACGTAGGTCGGCTTAGCGCGCAGCGTGTAAGCCGACGCAGCACACGCTGGCGATAGTGTCGGATTACGCGTGGCCTTGCCACGCCAATCCGACCTACAAGAATTAAAAAGCCCGCACTAGGCGGGCTTTCTGTTCGCTGGCCGGAATTACTTGGCGGCAGGCGCGTATTTCTTGGTGATCACCCATTGCTGGCCGATCGACAGGACGTTGTTGACGACCCAGTAGAGTACCAAGCCCGACGGGAAGAAGAAGAACATCACCGAGAATGCCAGTGGCATGAACAGCATCATCTTCGCTTGCATCGGATCGGCAGGAGCCGGGTTCAGCTTGGTCGTGATGTACATCGAGATCGCGTACAGCACTGGCAGGATGCACCATGGGTCATGCTGGGCCAGGTCGGTGATCCAGCCGATCCATGGCGCGCCGCGGATTTCCACGGACGCGTTCAGCACCCAGTACAGGGCGATAAAGACGGGCATCTGGATCAGGATCGGCAGGCAGCCGCCCAGCGGATTGATCTTTTCCGTCTTGTACAGCTCCATCGTGGCCTGGTTCATCTTTTGCGGATCGCCTTTGTAGCGCTCGCGAATCGCCTGCATCTTCGGCGTGACCAGTTTCATCTTGGCCATGCTGCGGTAGCCGGCGGCCGACAGCGGGAAGAAGGCCAGCTTGATCAGGATCGTGAAGGCGATGATGGTCCAGCCCCAGTTGCCCAGCACGCTGTGGATCTGTTCCATGACCCAGAACATCGGCTTGGCGATGATGGTCAGCCAGCCGTAATCCTTGACCAGTTCCAGGCCCGGCGAGACCGGTTCGAGCAGGTGGGCGATTTGCGGACCCGAATACAGCTTGCTGTCCATGCTGGCCGAGGCGCCTGGCGCCAGGGTAGGCAATGGCAGCACGTTGCCGATGGCGTACAAATTGGTGCCGACCTTCTTCGTGAAGATGTCGCGCTTGGCGTTTTCAGGCGGAACGAAAGCCGAGACGAAGAAGTGTTGCGAAATCGCAAACCAGCCGCCATTCGCCGTGGCCGGATGCAGACCCTTCATGGCGTTGTCGTTGCCCTTCTTCTCGTCTTCCACTGCCGCTTTTTCGATTTTCTCGAACGTCAGCTTCTGGTACTTGTCTTGCGGCGTGTACAGGGTCGGACCCGTGAAGCTGCTGTTGAAGAACGAGTCGCCGACCGGCTTGTTGCCGTCATGCGTCAGTTGCAGATACAGCTGCGGCGTCACGGGCGCTGCGCCCACGTTGGCCACATCGTGGCGCACGTCGATGACGTAATCGCCGCGCTTGAAGGTAAACGTCTTGGTCAGCTTGACGCCGCCTTCGACCGCTTCCATCACCAGTTGCACTTGCTTGCCGTCGCCGAGGGTGCGCACGCCAGGCTGCACGGTGAAACCGCTCGCATGGGTGGGGAATGGACCGCCGACCAGGCCCGACTGCGCCAGATAGGTGCGGTTCGCGCCTTCGTCGAACAGCACTTCGTTTTGCTTGCCATCGTCAGGCTGGCACCATTTGAACAGGCCGAAGCAGCCGCCGAACCAGCCCGGATTGCCCGCGCCCTTGAACTTCAGCAATTCCAGACGCTTGACCTGGCCGCCCAGGGTGTCGATGTCGACCTTGATGACGTCGGTGGTGATGGTAATCACTTCGCGCTTGAACGCGGCGGGATCGGTCGCTTCGCCAGGCACGGCGGCTGCGCCGGCAGCCGCGGCAGCCAGGGCGTCCGTCTTGGCCGGGGTGACAGGCGCCTTGGCGGTTTGTTCCGTGTTCGCGGAGAACATCGACGGCTTGCCGTTCGAGATCATCCATTCGTTCCAGAGAATTACCAGCGAGACGGAAAACACGATCCACAGGATGGTACGTTTATTGATATCCATTAGGGTATTTGTCAGGAGTGGTTGCAACCGCAAGCGGTCGTTGAAGATTGTTTACCGTCGGCCGGCGGCACCGGGTCGACGCCCCCTTCATTCCAGGGGTGGCAACGGCACAGGCGCTTGGCAGCCAGCAGGCTGCCCTTGGCCGTACCGTGCACTCGCAGCGCTTCCATCGCGTAATGCGAACAGCTCGGATAGAAACGGCAATTCTGTCCCAGCATGGGGCTGATCAGCAACTGATAAGCGCGCAGCAGGAACAGCAGCAGGGTTTTCATGGCGCGGATGGTGGTGGCGCAGCAACAGAACGGGCCTGGGCGGCGATTTGCGC
Coding sequences within:
- the yidC gene encoding membrane protein insertase YidC, with translation MDINKRTILWIVFSVSLVILWNEWMISNGKPSMFSANTEQTAKAPVTPAKTDALAAAAAGAAAVPGEATDPAAFKREVITITTDVIKVDIDTLGGQVKRLELLKFKGAGNPGWFGGCFGLFKWCQPDDGKQNEVLFDEGANRTYLAQSGLVGGPFPTHASGFTVQPGVRTLGDGKQVQLVMEAVEGGVKLTKTFTFKRGDYVIDVRHDVANVGAAPVTPQLYLQLTHDGNKPVGDSFFNSSFTGPTLYTPQDKYQKLTFEKIEKAAVEDEKKGNDNAMKGLHPATANGGWFAISQHFFVSAFVPPENAKRDIFTKKVGTNLYAIGNVLPLPTLAPGASASMDSKLYSGPQIAHLLEPVSPGLELVKDYGWLTIIAKPMFWVMEQIHSVLGNWGWTIIAFTILIKLAFFPLSAAGYRSMAKMKLVTPKMQAIRERYKGDPQKMNQATMELYKTEKINPLGGCLPILIQMPVFIALYWVLNASVEIRGAPWIGWITDLAQHDPWCILPVLYAISMYITTKLNPAPADPMQAKMMLFMPLAFSVMFFFFPSGLVLYWVVNNVLSIGQQWVITKKYAPAAK
- the yidD gene encoding membrane protein insertion efficiency factor YidD yields the protein MKTLLLFLLRAYQLLISPMLGQNCRFYPSCSHYAMEALRVHGTAKGSLLAAKRLCRCHPWNEGGVDPVPPADGKQSSTTACGCNHS